The following proteins are encoded in a genomic region of Phaeodactylum tricornutum CCAP 1055/1 chromosome 1, whole genome shotgun sequence:
- a CDS encoding predicted protein, which yields MIAYCDEKGTEAESGQDLEIKTKGQPEDFCTRVDIENENLVMEGLLKSFPTHTIIGEESVGNNPLPPLTTDPTWIIDPIDGNTNFASGLPLTCVSIGFCDKKNPVIGVVYAPMTDEVYLAVRGYGAYRNGVKITQRETKALCDAVVCFEFGYARDQEAVDKMVGAVRKILEHGCRTCRCLGSGVLDLCYVATGRLDVVYAGVAGEGWKPWDYCAGFVVATEAGCTMQPIAQLSKTDFDIYSSSVICGVSSNLVQELRATISRKCMAFA from the exons ATGATTGCCTATTGTGACGAGAAAGGGACCGAGGCAGAATCCGGTCAAGACCTAGAGATTAAAACCAAAGGGCAGCCTGAAGATTTCTGCACAAGGGTTGATATTGAAAACGAGAATCTTGTCATGGAAGGACTCTTGAAATCATTTCCGACGCACACCATTATTGGGGAGGAATCCGTAGGAAACAATCCTTTGCCACCGCTGACGACTGATCCGACTTGGATAATCGATCCGATCGATGGAAACACAAATTTTGCGTCGGGGCTTCCACTGACCTGCGTCAGCATCGGATTCTGTGATAAAAAAAATCCCGTTATTGGGGTAGTCTACGCACCGATGACAGATGAAGTATACCTGGCGGTGCGCGGATACGGAGCCTACCGCAACGGCGTAAAAATCACGCAGCGCGAAACCAAAGCGTTGTGCGACGCGGTAGTCTGTTTTGAATTTGGGTATGCACGGGACCAGGAAGCGGTTGACAAAATGGTAGGCGCTGTCAGGAAAATACTGGAACACGGATGCAGAACCTGTCGATGTCTTGGGAGTGGCGTTTTGGATCTCTGCTATGTTGCGACAGGCCGTTTGGACGTTGTTTATGCTGGCGTTGCGGGAGAAGGATGGAAGCCATGGG ACTACTGCGCAGGCTTTGTCGTCGCGACGGAGGCGGGGTGCACAATGCAGCCTATTGCTCAATTGAGCAAAACGGATTTTGACATTTACTCATCAAGTGTTATTTGTGGAGTGAGTTCAAATTTGGTTCAAGAACTCAGGGCAACGATATCACGCAAATGCATGGCGTTCGCCTGA